The following DNA comes from Rosa rugosa chromosome 5, drRosRugo1.1, whole genome shotgun sequence.
CCTTAGGGTTTCCCGAGGTGAGAGAGAAACCTAGAGTTTAAATATATCTGCTCTTGGAGTTGATATATTATGATAATTGAACAATCTCTAGTTTAGTTTATTGTCTGAATCCTAAACTTTGAGTGAAACGATATTatctttttattcttttattggTCAGTCTTCCAACTTATATAAATTTGTGAGTCTTGAAAAAATAGACACATACGTTAATTGATCTCTCATATCAAGGTTTTTTGTCTCATCGTGTTTAGGGATATCTTATTGGTTAATTAGGCTATATGTGGCTTAGATATTGTTATGGAGCTAAAAGTGCACGGATGTATTATTTTGACACAACTCTATACCGTTGTAGGTatgaagggtttttgtccatttatcctaattctagggattttttttttccacttacctaattaagtttttttaattctcccttACACatgaagactctaataaggtatTCCCAAATGCCCCACTACgtttttttttaagactattttaTCTTCATTCCtctgttacatagagagagagagagagagaatggaagagagagaaaccataggagacctCATCGAAGTCAGGTCACCGCCGCCCCCCACAGGagttttctgaaaacctcgccggaggtccccaaagaggtcgtaggaaagtttattaccccccaatagaggggcaataaacctctattgccctctaatagacgtctattgccctctaatagacgtctattgccccccaatagaacttttggtcgccagaatgagaactaatctctctaaatttagacaaataaaactttgattaaagaaaaaaaaaacgaggagattacatcaattcaaaacttctattgccccccccccaatagacgtcgcCTCCAACAAACATCCATCTCGTTCGTATTTTGGATACCTGTATAACCATCGAAGACTGTTGAAATGACTAATTCCCCAATAGAATTTTCGGTCGtcggaatgagaactaaatttcgacaaataaaactttgattaaggaaaaaatgaagagattacatcaattcaaaacatctattgctcaatagacgtctattggcccctaataaaaccttttttttttcctttctttttgggccttctgcccatattaaaaaaaaaaaaattacagaaactgatttgggcaTCAAGAAAATGTTTTGGGCACCCATGCATGTCCTCTTCTCCATTCCAGTTGCAGTCGAACTCAGACTAGCAAGGCGTAGAAGACCGGGATTTCTTCGAGCCCGTGGAGCATGGATCAGCGGCGACTGGGATCAGACGGCGGAGAATAGGGCCCATGACTTCCGGCTTTGCATCGAGATCCGAGTTCCCCACCGGCGAGGTAGCTCCAACCGGAGCTTCTTCGTCGTCTTTAGGCAAGccggcagagagagagaagaagtcAAAGTCGGCGCCggcagagaaagaagaagaagtcgaaGTCGAAGTCGAAGTCGAAGTCGAAGTCGAAGTCGGCGtcagcagagagagagagaagaagaagaagtcggcGTCGACGTCggctgtgagagagagagagagctgtcggagtgaagaagagagagagaatcgtgCTGGCTGGCATGGAGAAAGGAGTTGAGTGGCATCtgtgtaattatttaattaggccgagggtaaatttgtcatttaTCCTtaaaattgggttagtgggaataaaaatctgttgttgggcAAGTGAGATAGTTTTGGCCaattttagtgctttgggtcaagaacccttaaTTTATCCATTTAtctcaaaaaaataatataaaattacATATAAAGTGTCAGTTTGAAACTTAAATTAGTTATAAGGCCACCAAAGTTTTCTTGTATACATAAGGCCACTTGTAGCTTTAAATTATTTTCAACCTGACAATTTTACGCTTCCACTAACTCCATGATCATCCAGCCAAAACGAAAAGAAAttcattctctctcctctctctctctctctctttctctttccccgatctctcttcttcttcgcttCCCTCTGCAATCACCGGAAAGAatcaattccggccaccatctctcATCACCGTCACAATCAATTGAACCACAACACAAACCCAACCAAAGCCCAGCCACCCCATTGCCGATTAAGGCACGACGCTCTCTCtatccacccccccccccccccccccgccccGGCCCGATTCCGACGACCACTGCCTCCGATCTAGTGAGATTCCAATAGATCCAAGCTTGCAAAACCTCGAAACGGCACCGCCATGCCTAAAGacgatgacgacgacgaagaaGCTCCAATCGGAGCTACCTCACTGGAGTCCAACTCAGATCTCTCCGGCCGTGAAGAAAGCGGCTTTGATCTCTCCGTCACGTGCAACGACGACGCCGCTGCCTTTTGAATTTGGTGTTGGTGCGCTTCCGAATTGCGTTCTCGGTGTAGATTCGAGCGTCGTCGACGTTGCCTTGTGTTATCGTGCTCTCGCTTGGATCTCCAGGCCTCGGGAAAGCATGATTAGGGAGCTTacaaattgaatttcaattttctTGTTGTGTGATTTTGTATCTCTAGCTAGCATTAATTTATGAATTGTGCAAAGTTTGATGGTCAAGTAAAAAGTAGTTGTTTGATTTCTGATCTTGCACTTTGCTTGTGATATGATTCATAAAACTCATTTGTTGCTTTTGCAAATAAACTGATGTATCAACTTCAATTATTCGTGTTTTTGGTCGAGAAGTTCCTAAGCTTCCTTTAGTTGCAACGAGTAGTGGTAATTATAGCAAGGTGAGACTAAATGTACTTTTTGCTTTGATTAATTGACAACATGAAGTGTTCAAATTATGTGGTTTGTGCATTTTGTTAATGAATATGTTGAAATCACTTATCCAATTCGTTCAATTTCCTTCAGTTGTGCATATTTTGTTTAGTTCTCTCTATAATTGTTATAATGGGTTTTCAACACAATTATAGTAGCTTTTTATGCCTATTTTAGTGTATTTTCAAGCGGATGTCAGTAGCTTTTCtgtttcattttgattgatttcaagtcagtaaCTCTCTACAATTGTTATAGTGGCTTTTCAATACAGAGAAATTAGCTTTCTATGGTTACATTAGTATCTTTTCAAGCTGATAACATTTTGATTAATTTCAAATCAGTAGCTCTCAAAAACTGTTTTAGTGGTTTTTCAACACTGTGATAGTAACTTTCTATGTTtatgttagtatcttttcaAGCTGATGTTAGTAGGTTCtctgttttcattttgattgattacaAGTTGTCTTTTGTTAATGGCTTATCAAATTGGAAAAGTATGATTTTGAATGAAATTCAATTTACTTCTTGTTGTGATTTCGTATCTCTAGCATTTCTTGTTTGGAATTTGTGTCACACTATCAACATGTACAATCAGTTGGTTTTGTGCAATCAGTATCTATGTCAGTAGTTTTTTATTACTGGTCCAGTAACTTTGTACATGTGTGATAGTAGTTTTCCGAATctatgtcagtagctttttattATTAGTCTAGTAGCTTTGTACATGTTTTATAATAGCTTTTTGTACCTATGTCAGTAGTTTTTTATTACAGGTCAAGTAGCTTTGTACGTGCGTTATAGTAGCTTTTTGTACGTATGTCAGTAGCTTTTTGTACGTATGTCAGTAACTTTTGATTTTAGGGAGCGTAGCTTTTGTttgtgatagtagcttttgttgctggtgatagtagcttttgtgacctggCCGGAGGTTGCCAgaaatctcatcagagtagtttttgttgttagCCACAGTAGCTTTGTACATGTTTTATAATAGTTTTTGTACCTATGTCAgtagttttttttattacagGTCAAGTAGCTTTGCACGCGCGTTATAGTAGTTTTTTGTACGTATGTCAGTAGCTTTTTGTACGTTTGTCAGTAACTTTTGATTTTGGGGAGCGTAGCTTTTGTTTGTGACAGTAgattttgttgctggtgatagtagcttttgtgacctcgccggaggttgccggaaatctcatcagagtagtttttgttgctagccacagtagcttttgtggtcgccggagttgaccggagacctcgccggagaggagagagagaatgattgttgactttttactctagtggcatttatgtaaatatgttggtttttatatccaaaatataacacaatttttaatctagtggccttatgagagaaaaaattagttggtggccttatggctaaaaaaacattcaaagatgcacttatatgtaattaataaatatatatagttGACCCTAGGAtatggatatgcacaaatgcaCAATATGTAGAACAAGGTCAGATACGCTGGCTAGCTAGAACTTAACCGGATGGTAAACTTGTGATCTGCTCCTACGTTTTACTGATCATCTTCATCCAATCAGTGGTTACCAATCCTAAAAAGTAAATAGCTTCGAAACTATATTGAGgtcccgtttgggattgcttcgctttttaaaaaatcagcttttgttcaaaattttagattttattatgtttggtaaataaataaaaagtagctttaattgaaagttataggtcactggcagcagattttagaagcagcctagaggttgcttttagaagctgctgtactctgcagttgttttatatattaacagcacttttaaaaatattatttaccaaacacgaaactgttttaattcacagttgattattctcacaacacagcagcagcagttttttttaaaagtcacagcaatcccaaactagccctgaGTCGTCCAGTGAAATATTGAGCCAATATTTACTCGTAATTAGTTACCATATATATCGGTTTCGCAATATATATGGCGTGGATATAGATCCATAGAATACAAGACATGGACAGTTTCCAAATTAAATAGGTCGCGCAGATTATGAAAACATGTTGAGAAGAATTCCAAAAGCTTATCGCATATGTTCCCTATCTGCTTGTCCAATTAGGCTGTCTGGCATTGATCTATTTGCTTTTATCTTCCAAACAAACATGATTTACAGCTTTCATTCAAAATGATAATAattgaagacgaagaagaagtaGAAGCGGGAAGCCTCTCCAATCTTCGAATTATTGGTTTCTGTCTTTCTGAGGGTCCATATAGTAGGGCATTGCCATTGTGTTCTTTAGCAAAAGCCTTGAAACTGGTATGTGGTACATGCCTAACTAATAAAACTCCAAAAACCCATGTAATGAAGCGCAGCTAAGAAAGCGCTGTGTATAACTTGTTTGCACCTGATAAAAATatcattattttcattttttaatttctaATTTATTACAGACAAAATCGATACTGTGTCAGTGTCtccttaaaagaaaaaaaaaaaaaagcttatcTAGCAAATTTAAGGGACAGGTGCTTAATTCATGACGTAATTGCCTTTATTGGCCATGATTAGTGAAGGCCCCGTCTACTGATCAGCGGATGAGATTAGATTGAAGAGCAACTGTCGTGACATCTACAGTTACCAAACACCATAATTATTATTCATTTTTGTTCTTGCTACAGTAGGACCACTAATTTGTAAAGTGCTTAATTTAGTCTCAAAATTGCATAAATTACAAGAAAATATTAGCATTCGAGTAGCTCAATTGGGTGTAACATTGATGTCTGCTACTCAAAACATAAAGCAAAAAGTATAAATTAACTAACCAATGTTCGAAGACCACCAATTCAAATGCCTATTTTCTACATAGTAGTGTCTAGCTAGTTATATTTCTCTTTTATGTTAGCTAGTATGAAAAATGTTTGTAGAACAGTTGTTAAAAGTGAATGTGGTAGAAGATCGGTAACCAAAATATATTGATTAAACTACTTTCATATACTTATAAGTTAACCAACGTTGTTAATTAACGTGattttaattaagaaaaattcATTATTAAATAGTTTGAAGTTAATAATTTTCATATATGGAATGTGGTGCAGATAGATCAACGTAAATACCTGCAAGTTGCAAatacaaacagaaaaaaattatttaaactAGAGAATTCAAACCTAGCTAAATCTCAgcaggaaaaaagaaaatgctCTTGTACCATGGAATACAACCCTAATCTCAGGCAATTATATCAGCCGGTTGTTGTTGGAAGTCTATATATCCATGCAatattccatatatatatatatatatatatatatagaagtacGTACTCTGATATATGATTGATCTGCATGATATATACGAACAAGTATACAAGTACGTACTGGAGAGGCGAATCACTCTTTACctaattagagagagagagagagagagagagagagagagagagagagagagcaaaaatAGTACAGAACAAGCAGCATCTGGCCGCCGGCCATTCGTAAAATGATAGGGGGAACCGATCACCTGACAGCGAGCATATCATATTACGACGTGTAGTAGTATCCCACGTGCCAATGCTCAAACTGATGATCGAATTCAATTCCTCCATTACTAGTCTCGGTAATTTTGTTAACCTAATTTTAATCCACATTTGTTCTGGATTCTGCACATGAAGGTTTCAACCCCAAATCAAAACGATGACGACACAATACAAAAGCTTCACTTGCTTTGCTGGTAAACATATCGATCTGGTGCATGTAAACGACAAAGAACAGGCCACAGTCGCAATCAGCACGTGATGAAATAGATCCAACAACTCATGCACGAACCAGCAGTTTGGTTTCCGAGTTGTACGCGTTTCACTATATTTCTTGATCAAGCAAGAGTAACACAAGCTTTCGACCAAGTGTGTGTGCCTAACCACATTTGATATTACGAGTGGCAAACTGGTTGGCCTGACGTGTGCGTGAAGCTTTCGCCTCTTGTCCATCACTCCTTGATAATTGACGATTCCATATACCAAACCAGGCAATCATCGATCGACGTTATCCTTTGGACTAGCTACCTAGCTAGCTGTTCAACCATGCAACCCTAATTTTAGAGACTTTTTATTATACTTCTACGACACGTTTTCAAATTAGCGTACATTTTTCCAATTAATCTTATTATTATGTTTTATATTATTAGATTTATTTCTCTTATTATAGTTAATGTTTCAAAATTAAAACATCATATGTTCCGAAACAAGATATAATTTAGAACAAATTTAATTGTTCGATGCATTCGTCACATCTAAGTAATTAAGTAAACACAATTTCACTAACTAGTCTTGCTAAGCACAACGGTCATTCTTTTCAACTCTACATAAGACACTTGCACGTACTCACTAAATCGTGTAAAATGTGCATGAAGGGGGAATCTTACTTTACCCAAAACAATTGCTTATTTCGTGCATGCTTCCATACAACTTGTATATTTGCACGTGTATATGGGATTGAAGCTTTGGTGAGTACATGGTATAAATTCACCGTTACTACTGGTCCTTAATATCCCAAAACATTTGAGGCAGAAATGATTCTCTGCGAAAGTTGTTTGGAAATGCAATTCCAAGTGGAGTGGGATAAGTAACAATAGGCATCTTTTTAATTTGGAACTTCATGATTAAGGAAATAGGTGACTTAGTTTAATAATAATCAAGTTACACAATCATATGTTACACCCACTAGTTTGCCTCAAGCAATAGTGGCTTAATGGGGACCAACTTTTTTCCAAATTGCTTTTATAAtagattggaaaaaaaaaataatagaccTGTGTTTGGATCTAATTTTGGAAAAAGAATAGAACAACATTTCCATTTTGGGAGGACGGCTATATTGATCATTGATATGCCACTTAACTAATTAGGCTAGGGTGGGCCTCCTTGGCTTCCAAATTTTGGTCCTAATTTTCTCCTAACGAAATCTAAAACCATGATTAGTcgtaaatttaataattcattAAACTCATAACACCTCATTGTCATAACAATCATTTAATAATTGGAAGCCCACCCACTAACCCTACTAAAAGTTGATCATAGATCATCTCCGACAAGTCTAATTTATCAAGAATTATCAACCTACCTATTATAAGTTTATAACATAAGCTTCAGAGTTAATATTAATTTCTAATAATTCCACGTACAAAACATCAATTGCTATTAATAGGTAGTACGTATTAATTTAAATCACTACAATGTATATTATACTTTTTCAATATCAGATCATATCACAAAAACATATTTCGATTGAACATTCTTGACTCTATTATTTGCATTTCGTTACACACTTGAACTAATCAAAAAGTCTCTTTATACTAAATGAAGTAACATACCATATTTAATTTTCATAAATTGTTAAAATGAGTAAATCTAATAATGGAAAGTATGGTAAGGTCCTAGAATGAAATTCTCGTAGTTTTAGGCATTATATCGCGACTCGTGGTCTGAAACGAGAAGAGAGTACGTACATTGAATTTGTACTTGGCGCTACAAGGGTACGTGTCACAGACCCCATTCCTTGAAGAACCACGTATCCTCCGCACCGTCAGTCACGTAGAAAATATAGTTTGACTGGAATAGTGATCTTGATCGACGGCGGAGAAGCGACGGGAAAGGCACATAATAATAAGgagtgagagagaagaaaagaagaaagcaagAGACAGAGAAACGCTGGAGGCTCCGAGAAaagctccctctctctctttctggaATGAAGCGGAGTGTCTCAGTGACTTGAGTCTCGCTTCCCGAGGCCGCTGTCGAGTTCCCAAAAatagtgtgaaaaaaaaaataagagacaAAGAAAACTTACAGTGCGCACCAATCTCCACTGTCCAAAGAGATCACGCACAGCTAAACTTAACTTGGTTTCTCTACTCTCTTCTATTCTATCTATCGCTTTCGGATCTCTAACTTATTAAAAGGGTTCTCCATTTAACAACTAGTATTTGAATCCGAAAGAGTTGAGGGAGCTACGTACTTTGGTTTGCTAGCTGAGGTGTTTGTGGATGCGAGTTATTGTTTTGAGATCGGTTAATGGATCCGCCGGTGTCGCTGGTGAATGAATGCTCGTACTCCAACGGCAATGCGACGTCGTATAATCTCTCGGAGATCTGGCAGTTTCCGATGAGCAGCGGCGGCGCCGGCATGGGAGAGACTGGAGGGGGACTGGGGCTGCGGAGGCCCAGTTTCGGGCAGTTTGGGGACGTTTCGGCGGCGATTCGGGACGTTTTGGGCGGTGGTGATCCGAATCCGATGAGTTTGGACCACCGAGCGAGGAAGAGGCGCGATGCTGACGAGGAGGAGTCGTCGCCGAAAAGCAGCGGCAATATTGGCGCGGTAAATCATTCTTTCAGTTTGGTTCAACTGCTAATTAATTTTCAATCTCATTTCGATCTTTGCACTGTGCACGTGCTAATTCACTGTTTGCTAATATTTTGCTTTGAGGTTTTTCTAAATCTTTATCTATTTTTGATTGGAATGAGACTGTTGTGTATGTTCAAAATGGAACTGAGCGCTGAGTTGGCTGGTTATTCATTGCGAATTGTTAATTCAATCTGTAAAGTGAGGGTACGTCTTTGTAATGATTGTTGTTCTAAACTTTTTTGCAGAACGATTCTGATGGGAAACGGCTTAAAACAGCGGGGAGATGTGGAGATGAGAATCTTGAGGCCAAAGCTGAGGCGGAAACGAGTTCAGGGAAGCCTGTGGAGCAGAACACTCAGCCGCCGGATCCACCTAAGCAGGACTATATCCATGTACGAGCAAGAAGGGGTCAAGCTACTGATAGTCACAGTCTTGCAGAAAGAGTAAtctactttctttttttttctctctctctctctcagatcatATTGTAATGTGCATGTAAAACTGTAAATTTTATAAATTTAGGACTTTGGGGTCTGGGAATTGCTAGATGGATGGAGCCATATCCGAGAGGATGTTTATAGTTCTTGTTAGATACCCTTATTATGGTTATCAAACCAAAATTTAGAACATGATACTCATCAAGATACTGATGAGAACCTGTGGTGGACAGGCTAGAAGAGAAAAGATTAGCGAAAGGATGAAAATTCTCCAAGATCTGGTCCCTGGTTGTAATAAGGTATGGTATGGCCATTCTTTGAAATTTATTTCAACTACTTGTCAATTTCAAAGTGTATTcaagttggtttctttgttttttgttttttttatacgCAACTAGTAGTCATCTACCCTGCAACAAATGACAAGTAGAGCTGCTGCATGTTTAAATTCAGTTTTCGTTAACTTTGCTGATGAAGGCAGTAAATCTGATTCAGGTTATTGGGAAAGCACTGGTCCTTGATGAGATAATTAATTATATCCAATCATTGCAGCGTCAAGTGGAGGTACGAGCCTTTCttgggtttttattttttattctttggttGCAGTAATTTTTGCTACATATTTCTTCTTGTTTTGCTTGAACTTAAACCTTATCAATTTCCGGGATGTTGCAGTTCCTGTCTATGAAGCTTGAAGCAGTTAATACAAGAATGACTCCTGCCATCGAGGTGTTTCCTTCTAAAGAAGTAAGTCGTATATGTATACTAGTGAGAGTTTATATAGTCCCCCTCCATGCTTTTAGATAAGCTGTCAATGTTGTTGGATCACAGTTCCATTCTCCTTGTTCATACTCAAGAGTCTTGCAGGGAACCTCTTTTTCCTGCAATTGTTTCCCTTGGCTGCCCATTTATCCACACTCAATGTTTTGGACAACTTTCTCTATGTTTGCTTTTCCCTACAATATTTGTTATTTGCTTTCATGATGAATTATGGCACTTTAGAAGTTGATGCGGAGAAgtatcttgttttttttttttcacccttTCCCTTTCTTCTAAAGCGCAGAACagaaaacattttattttttggatttgttttcaaACGTGGTATCTGGCAAACTTGTAATGAAACTTGCAGACAACATTACATGGATGTTCTTGGTTTTGGATTGATAAGGTGGTTGTATACATCAATCCAAGGACTTTATAATTCATGACCTGCCACATTTTTCAATTACTGTGAAGCTTAGGTTAGCTTATGAAAAAAGTGAAAATTCAGATGGATTACTGTAAGGTAGGAATTTCCTCTTTTTTATGAACTGTCATTCTCATAACAGATCAAATTGTCATCTCAGTTTGGTCAGCAAACATTCGACACTGCTGCAATGGCATTCGGTACACAACCTCCAAGGGAATATAGCCGTGGATCTTCACCAGAATGGTTGCATATGCAAGTTGGTGGCGGTTTTGAAAGAACAACATAGCCCAGAAAAATCCTCTTCAACTGGGAATAAAAGTATCAAGACAATTCTTCCTACTTCAGTAGCTGTCAAAGAAAGTATACCATGATATGTCAAATCAATGCAAGaccttattttcattttctacatCAGGCATGGAGTTATGATACTGTCTACAGATCTGCTTAAGTTGGTAACTAAACTTCTCCATTTGTTTGTGTGTTGGGAAAATGAACTGTTTAACTTTATATATATAGCGAGCTACACATTCTTCTCCATATAAATACGCAAACAACCACAGGGAATGAGTACTGTTCTTGTAAAAGTATGTTGCTTGTTCCATATTTCTGATGCTCACATCTTGTGTAAACATTGTTTTAACATTGATTGGTTATCAAGCTGGAACTACGTTAAATAAAGTATCCTTGCTTTCTGGAAGTCCATATTGATTCGACAACAATCTATGTTTTCCAACGACTCTGGTTCCATTAACTTACTACATTGCCAAGGTATTGACATGAGAACTTTGATTATTTGGTTATTTAGTAACATCATTTAGTAATTCAATTAGGTTATATagcaattttttttcattaatagtctggaaaattGAATTCTACTGTAGCAGAAATAATGAAAAAAGACTACAATTTTCACTTCTACTCTCTAATAAGCAATAAAGGAGAAACATCAAGGGCAAATATAAGTACCTGTTGACTTCCAAAGAAGCTGATGAGGACTGAGTTGTGCCTCAGCCTCCTCACCTTGCCTTCTTCATCTTTGCCACTATCTCGTCGAGACCAAAGGGATCAGCTTCTTTAACATCCTGATCAAACTCAACCGGTCTATCTCTCGGACCTGCCCTTTCAGTAGTTCCTCCAAATCCTTTGTGAGGTTTGAAGCGATCAGTCTTCATGATCTTATCCAACTGCTCATCAGCACCTCCATAGGTATCAGCATCA
Coding sequences within:
- the LOC133709749 gene encoding transcription factor BHLH089 isoform X1, giving the protein MDPPVSLVNECSYSNGNATSYNLSEIWQFPMSSGGAGMGETGGGLGLRRPSFGQFGDVSAAIRDVLGGGDPNPMSLDHRARKRRDADEEESSPKSSGNIGANDSDGKRLKTAGRCGDENLEAKAEAETSSGKPVEQNTQPPDPPKQDYIHVRARRGQATDSHSLAERARREKISERMKILQDLVPGCNKVIGKALVLDEIINYIQSLQRQVEFLSMKLEAVNTRMTPAIEVFPSKEIKLSSQFGQQTFDTAAMAFGTQPPREYSRGSSPEWLHMQVGGGFERTT
- the LOC133709749 gene encoding transcription factor BHLH089 isoform X2; this encodes MDPPVSLVNECSYSNGNATSYNLSEIWQFPMSSGGAGMGETGGGLGLRRPSFGQFGDVSAAIRDVLGGGDPNPMSLDHRARKRRDADEEESSPKSSGNIGANDSDGKRLKTAGRCGDENLEAKAEAETSSGKPVEQNTQPPDPPKQDYIHVRARRGQATDSHSLAERARREKISERMKILQDLVPGCNKVIGKALVLDEIINYIQSLQRQVEFLSMKLEAVNTRMTPAIEVFPSKEFGQQTFDTAAMAFGTQPPREYSRGSSPEWLHMQVGGGFERTT